From the genome of Vicia villosa cultivar HV-30 ecotype Madison, WI linkage group LG2, Vvil1.0, whole genome shotgun sequence, one region includes:
- the LOC131646470 gene encoding leghemoglobin Lb5-10-like, whose product MGFTDKQEALVNSSWESFKQNLSGNSVFFYTIILEKAPAAKGLFSFLKDTAGVEDSPKLQAHAEQVFGLVRDSAAQLRAKGEVVLGNATLGAIHVQKGVVDPHFVVVKEALLQTIKKASGNNWNEELSTAWEVAYDALATAIKKAMS is encoded by the exons atgggTTTTACTGATAAGCAAGAGGCTTTAGTTAATAGTTCATGGGAGTCATTCAAACAAAATCTTTCTGGCAATAGTGTTTTTTTCTATACTAT TATACTCGAGAAAGCACCTGCAGCTAAGGGCTTGTTCTCTTTTCTTAAAGACACAGCTGGAGTAGAGGATAGTCCTAAACTTCAGGCCCATGCTGAACAAGTATTTGGATTG GTGCGTGACTCAGCTGCTCAACTCCGAGCAAAAGGAGAAGTAGTCTTAGGAAATGCTACATTAGGTGCTATTCACGTTCAAAAGGGAGTCGTTGATCCTCATTTTGTG GTGGTTAAAGAAGCTTTGCTGCAAACAATAAAGAAAGCATCTGGAAATAATTGGAATGAAGAATTGAGCACGGCTTGGGAAGTAGCTTATGATGCACTAGCAACAGCAATTAAGAAGGCAATGAGTTAA